The following coding sequences are from one Stigmatopora nigra isolate UIUO_SnigA chromosome 10, RoL_Snig_1.1, whole genome shotgun sequence window:
- the LOC144202704 gene encoding uncharacterized protein LOC144202704 isoform X2 has translation MYSCALTCFSEFHQRGPSLLKKIHKNPPRGPGFCLCTDRPRRTQSLKFFKIKVFHQGVEKIRFFTMLEHQREPVYEVFQNKRFPAGD, from the exons ATGTATTCTTGTGCATTGAcctgtttttcagaattccaccagaGGGGACCaagtttgctaaaaaaaattcataag AATCCACCAAGGGGACCAGGTTTCTGCCTATGTACAGATAGGCCCAGGAGAACCCAATCtctgaagtttttcaaaataaaag ttttccaccagggggtggagaagattcgattttttacgatgctggagcaccaacgggaaccagtctatgaagtttttcaaaataaaag atttcctgctggtgactag
- the LOC144202704 gene encoding uncharacterized protein LOC144202704 isoform X1, whose protein sequence is MYSCALTCFSEFHQRGPSLLKKIHKNPPRGPGFCLCTDRPRRTQSLKFFKIKVFHQGVEKIRFFTMLEHQREPVYEVFQNKRGWRRFDFLRCWTTNGNQSTNFFKIKADFLFSRFPAGD, encoded by the exons ATGTATTCTTGTGCATTGAcctgtttttcagaattccaccagaGGGGACCaagtttgctaaaaaaaattcataag AATCCACCAAGGGGACCAGGTTTCTGCCTATGTACAGATAGGCCCAGGAGAACCCAATCtctgaagtttttcaaaataaaag ttttccaccagggggtggagaagattcgattttttacgatgctggagcaccaacgggaaccagtctatgaagtttttcaaaataaaag ggggtggagaagattcgattttttacgatgctggaccaccaacgggaaccaatctacaaactttttcaaaataaaagctgatttcctgttttccagatttcctgctggtgactag